A window of the Dictyostelium discoideum AX4 chromosome 4 chromosome, whole genome shotgun sequence genome harbors these coding sequences:
- the grpE gene encoding molecular chaperone, whose protein sequence is MNSLIRRGLVSIRTSTVIKPSSFGLMRNNRFYSTENNQEAAKPEETENKPAPGSLEETIEKLKEELEETKKQLLYTAADRENVRRFAKEDNEKAKKFGIQSFTKELLEVVDQLEMATNLFPKEKLDENKELKDLHEGVKMTEQLFLKIMGNQGLQRFNPIGEKFDFNNHHAIFELNDPTKENNTVGHVVKQGYKLHDRLVRPAMVGVNKIKPQ, encoded by the exons atgaactCTTTAATTAGACGTGGTCTTGTTTCAATCCGTACCTCAACTGTTATT aaacCATCAAGTTTTGGATTAATGAGAAATAATAGATTTTATTCAActgaaaataatcaagaaGCAGCAAAACCAGAAGAGACTGAAAATAAACCAGCACCAGGATCATTGGAGGAAaccattgaaaaattaaaagaagaattagaagaaactaaaaaacaattattatatacCGCAGCTGATAGAGAGAATGTTCGTAGATTTGCAAAggaagataatgaaaaagcAAAGAAATTTGGTATTCAATCATTTACAAAGGAATTATTAGAAGTCGTCGATCAATTAGAAATGGCAACCAATTTATTCCCAAAGGAGAAATTAGATGAAaacaaagaattaaaagatttacaTGAAGGTGTTAAAATGACAgaacaattgtttttaaagattATGGGTAATCAAGGTTTACAACGTTTCAATCCAATCGGTGAAAAATTCGATTTCAACAATCATCATGCAATCTTTGAACTCAATGATCCaactaaagaaaataatactGTTGGTCACGTAGTTAAACAAGGTTATAAATTACATGATCGTTTAGTGAGACCAGCTATGGTTGgtgttaataaaattaaaccacaataa
- the pgtA gene encoding GlcNAc transferase, protein MNDSPIISVVLPFLIKDNDDKSLNYQGINNLIISIDSIIEQTFKEWELILVDDGSNNEILEQLLSKRYSTDNRIKFIINKENKGIVKSLNDAILNHCSPTSKYIARMDSDDISHPTRLQSQLKYLQSNETIDILGCPIKMFNNNKLIEILNNNNNNNNINNNVKELINIINNEESFKFIQHPDKDILMWSMFFNCCIVHPSVIFKRSIFTIEHCYEENNQFPFIEDYLFWLKSLIMKGLNISNIQSSTPLLYLRKHNNSISFKNIEKQKDSTANASCYYLNILFKRFNIDSEIIQNSSLSMKEIIQFFQLSPSSLSKINNISIELFEFAFKYLELIEKSCTKQQPNYSNSIKDAANEKMGELVSLCLSNYPNNQKSSLLWEKWLSRNPTSQLLSLLSNLNVKSSTTIINNNINNNNNNNNNNNNNNNNNNNNNNNNNNNNNSILNFISGINSNKINTPKSNNNKFKENGIRIICFSKDRAFQLKEYLRTFFKYLKNDDNGNDKFEIIVDVLFTYSNEKFKNSYQLVIESFPQVNFIKEENFTDQLINLVQKTNKLEYVMFSVDDILYYNEFNLKEYCLSLNSEPLALGFYMKLNKNITYCHTCNQDITIPLNSNTISRTENNFKYLKWNRNDNDCKKDWNYPWDLCSTIYRCNDIDSIINGIVKYYGIRNGINHPNRFEFNGNRPIIQKQIYQNKPYCLCLSDHYSPMSVVTINRVQDVYDNPIYDQTLSLDDLDQLLYSNKSLNDEKYKENSLSLNFKSVHIGELFIS, encoded by the coding sequence atgaatgattcACCAATAATAAGTGTagttttaccttttttaataaaggACAATGAcgataaatcattaaattaccaaggaataaataatttaataatatcaatagaTAGCATTATTGAACAAACTTTTAAAGAATGggaattaattttagttgATGATGgatcaaataatgaaattttggAGCAATTACTTTCAAAAAGATATAGTACAGataatagaattaaattcataataaataaagagaATAAAGGTATTGTTAAAAGTTTAAATGAtgcaattttaaatcattgttCACCAACTTCAAAATATATTGCTCGTATGGATTCTGATGATATTTCTCATCCAACAAGATTACAATCTCAACTTAAATATCTTCAATCAAATGAAACAATTGATATATTAGGTTGTCCaattaaaatgtttaataataataaattaattgaaattttaaataataataataataataataatattaataataatgtgaaagagttaattaatataattaataatgaagaatcttttaaatttattcaacATCCtgataaagatattttaatgtGGTCaatgtttttcaattgttgtaTTGTTCACCCTTCtgtaatatttaaaagatcGATATTCACTATTGAACATTGTTATGAAGAAAACAACCAATTTCCATTCATTGAAGATTACTTATTTTGGTTAAAATCCTTAATAATGAAaggtttaaatatttcaaatatcCAATCATCAACACCATTACTATATTTAAGAAAACATAATAACtctatatcttttaaaaatattgaaaaacaaaaagattcCACTGCTAATGCATCTTGTTATTATCTAAATatactttttaaaagatttaatattgattctgaaattattcaaaattctTCACTCTCAATGAAAGAAATTATTCAGTTCTTTCAACTTTCACCATCATCTTtatcaaaaatcaataatatttcaattgaattatttgaatttgcaTTTAAATATctagaattaattgaaaaatcatgtacaaaacaacaaccaaactATTCAAACAGTATAAAAGATGCAGCAAATGAAAAAATGGGTGAATTAGTATCTTTATGTTTATCAAATTAtccaaataatcaaaaatcaTCATTACTTTGGGAAAAATGGTTATCAAGAAATCCAACCTCACAATTACTATCacttttatcaaatttaaatgtaaaatCTTCAACtactataattaataataatattaataataataataataataataataataataataataataataataataataataataataataataataataataataataataattcaattttaaattttatatctggcattaatagtaataaaataaatactccaaaatctaataataataaatttaaagaaaatggaATTAGAATAATTTGTTTCTCAAAAGATAGAgcatttcaattaaaagaatatcttagaacattttttaaatatttaaaaaatgatgataatggaaatgataaatttgaaattattgttGATGTATTATTTACATATTCAAATGAGAAATTCAAAAACTCTTATCAATTAGTTATTGAAAGTTTTCCACaagttaattttattaaagaaGAGAATTTCActgatcaattaattaatttagttcaaaaaacaaataaacttGAATATGTCATGTTTTCAGTTGATGatattctttattataaTGAATTCAATCTCAAAGAATATTGTTTATCTTTGAATAGTGAGCCATTGGCATTAGGTTTCTATATGaagttaaataaaaatattacctATTGTCATACTTGTAATCAAGATATAACAATaccattaaattcaaatactaTTAGTAGAACAgagaataattttaaatatttaaaatggaatagaaatgataatgattgtaAAAAGGATTGGAATTATCCATGGGATTTATGTTCAACCATTTATAGATGtaatgatattgattcaATCATTAATGGTATAGTTAAATATTATGGAATTAGAAATGGTATTAATCATCCAAATAGATTCGAATTCAATGGTAATAGACCAATCATTCAAAAGCAAATCTATCAAAATAAACCCTACTGTTTATGTTTATCAGATCACTATTCTCCAATGTCTGTTGTAACTATTAATAGAGTTCAAGATGTCTATGATAATCCAATTTATGACCAAACCCTATCTTTAGATGATTTAGATCAATTACTTTATTCAAAcaaatcattaaatgatgaaaaatataaagaaaatagtttatctttaaattttaaaagtgtTCATATTGGTGaactttttatttcttaa
- the rab1A gene encoding Rab GTPase, protein MNPDYHYLFKLLLIGDSGVGKSCLLLRFADDTYSESFISTIGVDFKIRTIELNGKTIKLQIWDTAGQERFRTITSSYYRGAHGIIVVYDVTDKLTFENVRQWLQEIDRFACENVNKLLVGNKSDLVAKKVVDFNTAKAFADSLQIPFLETSAKQSTNVEQAFMTMATEIKNRLTASQPTQTVDKNKVVPGSSAPISPKSGCC, encoded by the exons ATTA tcattatttatttaaattacttttAATCGGTGATAGTGGTGTAGGTAAATCATGTCTTTTACTTAGATTTGCTGATGACACTTATTCAGAAAGTTTCATCTCAACAATTGGTGTCGATTTCAAGATTAGAACTATCGAATTAAATGGTAAAACcattaaattacaaatt tgGGATACTGCAGGACAAGAAAGATTTAGAACAATTACATCATCATATTATCGTGGTGCCCATGGTATCATTGTTGTTTATGATGTAACTGATAAATTAACATTTGAAAACGTTAGACAATGGTTACAAGAAATTGATAGATTTGCATGcgaaaatgtaaataaactTTTAGTTGGAAACAAGAGTGATCTTGTCGCTAAAAAAGTTGTAGATTTCAATACCGCCAAAGCTTTTGCCGACTCTCTTCAAATTCCTTTCCTCGAAACCTCTGCAAAACAATCAACAAACGTAGAACAAGCATTTATGACAATGGCCactgaaattaaaaatagattaacAGCTTCTCAACCAACTCAAACCGTTGATAAAAATAAGGTTGTACCAGGTTCCTCTGCTCCAATCTCTCCAAAATCTGGTTGTtgttaa
- a CDS encoding cyclopropane fatty acid synthase: MSLLLPSPIKNFVYQSFLSYSYSFLFEKFLSKIKYGYLVIDIKDISHPEYFGKHLKYGNDQHEIKSNIQITNLYRFFVKVLFGGDIGFSESFILGDFTSDNLKNLIYIFIINRNELDNLNTRWSFLMDGVNRFVHYLHRNTIEGSKENIKAHYDLSNDMFKLFLDKTMSYSCAYFNHREQDLEEAQYNKIRKLIDQANLKKDHHLLEIGCGWGALAIEAVKRTGCRVTGISLSQEQLKYGRERVKEEGLEDRIDLQYIDYRNVVGQFDSIISCEMLEAVGYENYKTYFQSVERLLKPNGVLVLQFITFKDQDFEGLKKRCDFIQKYIFPGGLLPSITAVINSATENSNLVLQNSVTFGTHYALTLDIWRNNFFSNKEKILNLKGGFNQQFINLFDYYFCYCSAAFDTRTINLIQMQFSRPCNIDNLNDFN; this comes from the exons atgagTTTACTCTTAccatcaccaattaaaaattttgtatatcaatcatttttatcatattcatattcatttttatttgaaaaatttttatcaaaaattaaatatggtTATCTTGTAATTGATATAAAAGATATTTCACATCCAGAATATTTTggaaaacatttaaaatatgGAAATGATCAACatgaaataaaatcaaatatacaAATAACAAATTTATATAGATTCTTTGTTaaag taTTATTTGGTGGAGATATTGGTTTTTCAGAAAGTTTTATTCTTGGAGACTTCACaagtgataatttaaaaaatttaatttata tttttattattaatagaaatgaattagataatttaaatacaagATGGTCATTTTTAATGGATGGAGTTAATAGATTTGTACATTATTTACATAGAAATACAATTGAAGgttcaaaagaaaatattaaagcacattatgatttatcaaatgatatGTTTAAATTATTCCTTGATAAAACAATGAGTTATTCTTGCGCATATTTCAACCACAGAGAACAAGACCTTGAAGAGGcacaatataataaaattagaaaattaattgatcaagcaaatttaaaaaaggatCATCACCTTTTAGAAATTGGTTGTGGTTGGGGTGCACTTGCAATTGAA gcAGTAAAAAGAACAGGATGTCGTGTAACTGGTATTAGTTTATCACAAGAACAATTGAAATATGGTCGTGAGAGAGTAAAGGAGGAGGGATTAGAGGACCGTATTGATTTACAGTATATTGATTATCGTAATGTTGTTGGACAATTTGATAGTATTATAAGTTGTGAAATGTTGGAGGCAGTTGGttatgaaaattataaaacttATTTTCAATCTGTTGAAAGATTATTAAAACCAAATGGTGTATTGGTTTTACAATTCATTACATTTAAAGACCAAGATTTTGAAGGACTTAAAAAACGTTGTGATTTCattcaaaaatatatattccCAGGTGGTCTTTTACCATCGATTACGGCCGTTATCAATTCTGCTACAGAGAATTCAAATTTGGTTTTACAAAATTCTGTTACTTTTGGTACCCATTATGCGTTAACTTTAGATATTTGGAGAAAcaatttcttttcaaataaagaGAAAATCCTAAATCTAAAAGGTGGTTTTAATCAACAATtcataaatttatttgattattacttTTGTTATTGTTCCGCTGCTTTTGATACTAGaactataaatttaattcaaatgcaATTTTCAAGACCTTGTAAtatagataatttaaatgattttaattaa